One window from the genome of Spiractinospora alimapuensis encodes:
- a CDS encoding cupin domain-containing protein, whose amino-acid sequence MTEKHTAVDPHRLPTMTFDWGSVKWYVQPDTTPGATLSFGEVVLNPGKGHERHNHPTAEEVLYVLSGTGDQMLNDEDPFPVHAGDVIHVPRGMYHSTLNTGWSPMRLIALYNPGGAEERALAELPDFREVPPGSVPVLRRSTE is encoded by the coding sequence ATGACCGAGAAACACACCGCGGTCGATCCGCACCGCCTGCCCACGATGACCTTCGACTGGGGGTCGGTGAAGTGGTACGTCCAGCCGGACACCACTCCCGGCGCGACCCTGTCGTTCGGCGAGGTCGTCCTCAACCCGGGCAAGGGTCACGAGCGCCACAACCATCCCACCGCGGAGGAGGTGCTGTACGTCCTGTCGGGGACCGGAGATCAGATGCTGAACGACGAGGACCCGTTTCCGGTACACGCGGGCGACGTCATCCACGTGCCGCGCGGGATGTACCACAGCACCCTCAACACCGGTTGGTCCCCGATGCGGCTCATCGCGCTGTACAACCCGGGGGGCGCGGAGGAGCGTGCCCTCGCCGAACTGCCTGACTTCCGGGAGGTCCCCCCGGGTTCGGTTCCCGTCTTAAGACGTTCCACCGAATGA
- a CDS encoding ABC transporter substrate-binding protein, whose product MTLPPRFPPLFGRLPTLAAPLALVLVLTACGQSDSDGDGDDPNLDGGAAEEADGDELVIGRISALEGAFADGAEDGERGVEMVLDEYDHQVAGRPIRTIVESSDTTPETAVDRARKLVEQDGVDIIHGPLSGSEGVALADYATSVPDVTFVDAASGSAETTLEDPADNYFRWHSEGAMWAAPMGPYAVEELGYERVATLAEDYAFPHSQIGGFLDGFCGAGGEVAETFWVPLGESDYSSIIAQIPEDIDAIYVSVGGSDAVDFMGQAIDFGVDVPIIGGSILVDETVLGAEGEIRDAALGTVASGSIPTADADIPEWQDFVSGYQEMHPDGFDVPSNFALLYYNSFKSLLLSLEEVDGEVEEDGGEALRAAMTDLEWDSPIGPLALNENRQAASDVFIYEIVEDDDGGLTTTQRHTAEGVEQGDAVWERLDDCP is encoded by the coding sequence ATGACCCTCCCCCCTCGCTTCCCGCCACTCTTCGGACGCCTCCCCACCCTGGCCGCCCCCCTGGCACTGGTCCTCGTCCTCACCGCCTGTGGCCAGTCCGACAGCGACGGCGACGGCGACGACCCGAACCTCGACGGCGGCGCCGCCGAGGAAGCCGACGGTGACGAGCTCGTCATCGGACGCATCAGCGCTCTGGAGGGCGCCTTCGCCGACGGTGCCGAGGACGGTGAACGCGGCGTGGAGATGGTTCTCGACGAGTACGACCACCAGGTCGCCGGCCGGCCGATCCGCACCATCGTGGAGAGTTCGGACACGACCCCGGAGACGGCGGTGGATCGGGCCCGCAAACTCGTGGAACAGGACGGCGTGGACATCATCCACGGCCCGCTTTCGGGTTCCGAAGGGGTCGCCCTGGCCGACTACGCGACGTCGGTACCGGACGTGACCTTCGTCGACGCCGCGTCCGGGAGCGCCGAGACCACCCTGGAGGACCCGGCCGACAACTACTTCCGTTGGCACTCCGAGGGCGCGATGTGGGCCGCTCCCATGGGGCCCTACGCGGTCGAGGAGCTCGGCTACGAACGTGTGGCGACACTCGCCGAGGACTACGCCTTTCCCCACTCCCAGATCGGTGGGTTCCTGGACGGCTTCTGCGGTGCCGGCGGGGAGGTCGCCGAGACGTTCTGGGTGCCCCTCGGGGAGAGCGACTACAGCTCGATCATCGCCCAGATCCCGGAGGACATCGACGCGATCTACGTCTCCGTGGGCGGCTCCGACGCCGTCGACTTCATGGGGCAGGCGATCGACTTCGGTGTGGACGTCCCCATCATCGGCGGCTCGATCCTCGTCGACGAGACCGTGCTGGGCGCGGAGGGCGAGATCCGGGACGCCGCCCTGGGCACCGTCGCCTCCGGAAGTATCCCGACGGCCGACGCCGACATCCCGGAGTGGCAGGACTTCGTCTCCGGGTACCAGGAGATGCACCCGGACGGTTTCGACGTGCCGTCCAACTTCGCGCTGCTGTACTACAACAGCTTCAAGTCGTTGCTGCTGAGCCTGGAGGAGGTCGACGGCGAGGTCGAGGAGGACGGCGGTGAGGCGCTCCGCGCCGCGATGACCGACCTGGAGTGGGACTCCCCCATCGGTCCCCTGGCGTTGAACGAGAACCGACAGGCCGCCAGCGACGTGTTCATCTACGAGATCGTGGAGGACGACGACGGTGGCCTGACCACCACGCAGCGGCACACGGCCGAAGG
- a CDS encoding branched-chain amino acid ABC transporter permease, which produces MQQFLLILLNGLTSAALFFLVASGLTLIFGMMRVVNLAHGGFYLLGGYVAFSAGRAADSWVLGVVAAVVAVAVLGLAMHQILLRWFEQQDMRVALVTIGVSLILADQLLFVYGGRAYEVSVPDPLRGPVDLGFLDLVYPRYRFLLMALAIVVGILLWLLITRTRFGMIVRAGVDDRDMVSATGINVRLVFAAVFLLGAGLAGLAGAIGGGVFSLAPTTDVEYLLYALIVVIVGGMGSIPGAAIGALLVGLVSQLALGYAPPLASILTFGLMIVVLAVRPQGLMGRPA; this is translated from the coding sequence GTGCAGCAGTTCCTGCTCATCCTGCTCAACGGTCTGACCTCCGCCGCCCTGTTCTTTCTCGTAGCCAGCGGCCTCACCCTCATCTTCGGCATGATGCGGGTCGTCAACCTGGCCCACGGCGGGTTCTACCTGCTCGGTGGCTACGTCGCGTTCAGCGCGGGGCGGGCGGCGGACTCCTGGGTGCTGGGTGTCGTCGCGGCCGTCGTGGCCGTGGCCGTCCTCGGTCTGGCGATGCACCAGATCCTGCTCCGCTGGTTCGAACAGCAGGACATGCGCGTCGCGCTGGTGACGATCGGGGTGTCGCTGATCCTCGCCGACCAGCTCCTCTTCGTCTACGGTGGCCGGGCCTACGAGGTCAGCGTCCCGGACCCACTGCGCGGCCCCGTCGACCTGGGCTTCCTTGACCTCGTCTACCCCAGGTACCGCTTCCTGCTGATGGCGCTCGCGATCGTGGTCGGCATCCTGCTGTGGCTGCTCATCACGCGCACCCGGTTCGGCATGATCGTCCGCGCGGGCGTCGACGACCGGGACATGGTCTCCGCGACCGGAATCAACGTACGCCTCGTCTTCGCCGCCGTCTTCCTCCTCGGCGCCGGCCTCGCGGGACTCGCCGGAGCCATCGGTGGTGGTGTCTTCTCCCTCGCCCCCACGACCGACGTCGAGTATCTGCTGTACGCCCTCATCGTGGTGATCGTCGGAGGTATGGGATCCATCCCGGGTGCCGCCATCGGAGCGCTCCTGGTCGGCCTCGTCTCCCAGCTCGCCCTCGGCTACGCCCCTCCACTCGCGTCCATTCTGACCTTCGGCCTGATGATCGTGGTCCTCGCGGTCCGCCCGCAGGGCCTGATGGGGAGGCCCGCATGA
- a CDS encoding branched-chain amino acid ABC transporter permease has translation MTSPMVAASSRRRPRVTRVALGVVLVVVLVLFPLVVPRPDFWVVSIGIRGLWLGIIALSLTWLAKHTGLLSLGQLTFWGVSAYTVAILATTYDLSYAVAIPAGVLLATAVGALVGMVAVRTQGVYFLMVTLAVSQLAYFLVLNAADLTRGHVGISVPRPEFLGLSLDDRNVFYYLSLLVAGLLFVTCWYLSRTPFGLALQGIRDSPDRMRALGYNVYLHRVAAFTVSSGIAAVSGVLALFYNGRVTPGGIDLMRSIEVLIVSVLGGIGALAGSFLGSFSLTTLQNFAQEDFIDLRRMTLTGLVFLLVLLFFRGGIVDLPRQLRVYARSALRLPDRVRGRHRVGSAPPTPPIATEPRDDPKGSP, from the coding sequence ATGACGTCTCCGATGGTGGCGGCCTCCTCGCGGCGACGCCCACGCGTGACACGCGTCGCGCTGGGAGTCGTGCTCGTGGTCGTCTTGGTGCTCTTCCCCCTGGTCGTCCCACGCCCCGACTTCTGGGTCGTGAGCATCGGCATCCGAGGACTGTGGCTGGGCATCATCGCGCTCAGCCTCACCTGGCTCGCCAAGCACACGGGCCTGCTCTCCCTGGGGCAACTGACCTTCTGGGGGGTTTCCGCCTACACCGTCGCGATCCTGGCCACCACCTACGACCTCAGCTACGCGGTCGCGATCCCCGCGGGCGTCCTCCTCGCCACCGCGGTGGGCGCGCTCGTGGGAATGGTGGCCGTACGCACCCAGGGCGTGTACTTCCTGATGGTCACGCTCGCCGTCTCACAGCTCGCGTACTTCCTCGTCCTCAACGCCGCCGACCTGACCCGGGGACACGTCGGCATCAGCGTCCCCCGCCCGGAGTTCCTCGGCCTCTCCCTGGACGACCGCAACGTCTTCTACTACCTGTCCCTCCTGGTCGCCGGACTGCTGTTCGTGACCTGCTGGTACCTCAGCCGCACTCCGTTCGGCCTGGCGCTGCAGGGGATCCGGGACAGCCCGGACCGGATGCGGGCCCTCGGGTACAACGTCTACCTGCACCGGGTCGCCGCGTTCACCGTCTCCTCCGGCATCGCCGCAGTGTCCGGTGTTCTCGCCCTGTTCTACAACGGCCGCGTCACCCCCGGCGGTATCGACCTGATGCGCTCAATCGAGGTCCTCATCGTCTCGGTCCTCGGTGGGATCGGCGCGCTCGCCGGATCCTTCCTCGGCTCCTTCAGCCTGACCACGCTGCAGAACTTCGCCCAGGAGGACTTCATCGACCTGCGCCGGATGACCCTCACCGGCCTGGTGTTCCTGCTGGTGCTGTTGTTCTTCCGTGGCGGCATCGTCGACCTGCCCCGACAACTCCGCGTCTACGCCCGATCGGCGCTCCGACTCCCCGACCGGGTGCGGGGCCGGCACCGCGTCGGCTCCGCACCTCCCACTCCCCCCATCGCGACCGAACCCCGCGACGATCCGAAAGGCTCACCATGA
- a CDS encoding phosphoenolpyruvate hydrolase family protein, which translates to MNREQALSRLRAVVNAGGAVIGAGAGTGLSAKCAEAGGVDLIIIYNSGRYRMAGRGSLAGMLPYGDANAIVLDMAREVLPVVRDTPVLAGVCGTDPFRRMEVFLREVKALGFAGVQNFPTVGLIDGVFRANLEETGMGFDLEVDMVRQARELDLLTAPYVFTPAEAEKMAAAGADVLVPHMGLTTSGSIGAQTAMTLDEATERVQEIRDAAVRVSPDLIVLCHGGPIAEPADATHVLAHTHGVSGFFGASSMERLPTEEAITATTRRFKELRPTT; encoded by the coding sequence GTGAACCGCGAACAGGCACTGTCCCGCCTTCGAGCCGTCGTGAACGCCGGCGGCGCCGTCATCGGCGCCGGAGCGGGCACCGGACTGTCCGCCAAGTGCGCGGAGGCCGGTGGAGTCGACCTGATCATCATCTACAACTCGGGCCGCTACCGAATGGCGGGGCGTGGCTCCCTGGCCGGCATGCTCCCCTACGGCGACGCCAACGCGATCGTGCTGGACATGGCGCGCGAGGTCCTGCCCGTCGTACGCGACACCCCGGTCCTGGCCGGGGTGTGCGGCACCGACCCGTTCCGCCGGATGGAGGTCTTCCTGCGCGAGGTCAAGGCACTGGGTTTCGCGGGGGTGCAGAATTTCCCGACGGTCGGCCTCATCGACGGCGTCTTCCGCGCCAACCTCGAGGAGACCGGAATGGGTTTCGACCTCGAGGTGGACATGGTCCGCCAGGCTAGGGAGCTCGACCTCCTCACCGCCCCCTACGTCTTCACACCCGCCGAGGCCGAAAAGATGGCCGCGGCCGGCGCCGACGTGCTGGTCCCGCACATGGGCCTCACCACGTCGGGTTCGATCGGCGCCCAGACCGCCATGACTCTGGACGAGGCGACCGAGCGGGTCCAGGAGATCCGCGACGCCGCGGTCAGGGTCTCCCCCGACCTCATCGTCCTCTGCCACGGCGGCCCCATCGCCGAACCGGCCGACGCCACCCACGTGCTCGCCCACACCCACGGCGTCAGCGGTTTCTTCGGCGCCTCCAGCATGGAACGGCTTCCCACCGAGGAGGCCATCACCGCCACCACCCGCAGGTTCAAGGAACTACGTCCGACCACCTAG